A part of Streptomyces sp. NBC_01451 genomic DNA contains:
- a CDS encoding polysaccharide deacetylase family protein, with product MTTTDRRAVLRAGAGIVASGVLTSGCATSDATGGAAAQPVAPSATAPASRTPAPAPAPLLRYPAQIPHGPRDRPRVALTFHGDGDPATAHALLDAAEEHGSRVTVFAVGTWLDAHPGLAHRVLDGGHELGNHTLRHLDINTMPEADADAEIRGCAERLKRLTGSIGTWFRPSRAARASPLVERLAHRAGYPHVLSYDVDSLDFTSPGAPAVVRNVMAGIRAGSIVSLHLGYADTVAAFPGLLHELDRRGLRAVTTTELLT from the coding sequence GTGACCACGACCGACCGTCGGGCGGTGCTGCGCGCGGGCGCCGGAATCGTTGCCTCGGGGGTGCTGACCAGCGGGTGCGCGACCAGTGACGCCACCGGCGGTGCCGCCGCTCAGCCCGTCGCCCCCTCAGCCACCGCCCCGGCCTCCCGTACCCCCGCCCCCGCTCCCGCACCGCTCCTCCGCTACCCCGCCCAGATCCCCCACGGCCCCCGCGACCGCCCCCGGGTCGCCCTCACCTTCCACGGCGACGGCGACCCCGCCACCGCGCACGCGCTGCTCGACGCCGCCGAGGAACACGGCTCCCGCGTCACCGTGTTCGCCGTCGGGACCTGGCTCGACGCCCACCCCGGCCTGGCGCACCGCGTCCTCGACGGCGGTCACGAACTCGGCAACCACACCCTCCGGCACCTCGACATCAACACCATGCCGGAGGCGGACGCCGACGCCGAGATCAGAGGGTGCGCCGAGCGACTGAAAAGGCTCACCGGCTCCATCGGCACCTGGTTCAGGCCCTCGCGGGCCGCCCGCGCCTCCCCGCTCGTCGAACGGCTCGCCCACCGGGCCGGCTACCCGCACGTCCTGTCCTACGACGTCGACTCCCTCGACTTCACCTCGCCGGGCGCCCCCGCCGTCGTACGCAACGTCATGGCCGGCATCCGCGCCGGATCGATCGTGAGCCTGCACCTCGGCTACGCGGACACGGTCGCCGCGTTCCCCGGCCTCCTGCACGAACTCGACCGCCGCGGCCTGCGCGCGGTGACCACCACGGAGTTGCTGACCTGA
- a CDS encoding GNAT family N-acetyltransferase → MGETLKDILDSAARGVFPPPDGRTTIVPQASHRDAGVIAFTAHAVVFTDEDPDWVRRTLAGVDSDALSAPMNPRFLAALMDRTGRSNETIDLLAVASPVQGDPPLPLTEIDGLGHHRIARAHKHRDDVRVWAADGGVLILGRGVAGRLEAAVEVAETVRHRGLGRALAAAARQLSGGEPVWAQLAPGNARSVRAFQAAGFVPVGGEALLLAP, encoded by the coding sequence GTGGGGGAAACGCTGAAGGACATTCTCGACTCGGCGGCGCGGGGTGTCTTCCCGCCTCCCGACGGCCGCACGACGATCGTGCCCCAGGCCTCCCACCGCGACGCCGGGGTCATCGCCTTCACCGCGCACGCCGTCGTCTTCACGGACGAGGACCCGGACTGGGTACGCCGGACCCTGGCCGGCGTCGACAGCGACGCGCTCTCCGCGCCGATGAACCCGCGTTTCCTGGCCGCCCTCATGGACCGTACGGGCCGCTCGAACGAGACCATCGACCTCCTCGCGGTCGCCTCCCCGGTCCAGGGGGACCCGCCGCTGCCGCTGACGGAGATCGACGGCCTCGGGCATCACCGGATCGCCCGGGCCCACAAGCACCGCGACGACGTGCGGGTGTGGGCGGCCGACGGCGGGGTGCTCATCCTCGGGCGCGGGGTCGCGGGGCGGCTGGAGGCCGCGGTGGAGGTGGCGGAGACGGTACGGCACCGGGGGCTGGGGCGGGCGCTGGCGGCTGCCGCCAGGCAGCTGAGCGGCGGGGAGCCGGTGTGGGCGCAACTGGCTCCCGGCAACGCCCGCAGTGTGCGGGCGTTCCAGGCGGCCGGGTTCGTGCCGGTGGGCGGGGAGGCGCTGCTGCTCGCCCCGTAG
- a CDS encoding nucleotidyl transferase AbiEii/AbiGii toxin family protein, which yields MANPTRDTTAGRVYNDLRNLARHASRSTDEIMVEYVLERFLYRLAASPLGREHFVLKGGLLLAQFGARRMTRDIDILGRSFPGDEAEIIRRIAGIAATEIDDGVAFDPATLKTVPIREEDEYHGLRLSMGASVARARLKLQLDVSFGDPVTPGPRIIDYPQQLTTDSFQLLGYPLATVIAEKLSTAVSLGDLNTRDRDYGDLYRLLTLNDLDGQELTTALTATAAHRGITLKPLSTAISDLGERRQTSYTAWRRRQGPAATGYPERFTDVVRQVTAFADTLLNDDAISLTWSSATLAWS from the coding sequence ATGGCCAACCCCACTCGTGACACCACCGCCGGCCGCGTCTACAACGACCTGCGCAACCTGGCTCGCCACGCCAGCCGGTCCACGGACGAGATCATGGTCGAGTACGTCCTCGAACGCTTCCTCTACCGCCTGGCCGCGTCACCCCTCGGCCGCGAACACTTCGTACTCAAGGGCGGCCTGCTCCTCGCCCAGTTCGGCGCACGCCGGATGACCCGCGACATCGACATCCTCGGCCGCTCTTTTCCAGGCGACGAAGCGGAGATCATTCGCAGGATCGCCGGCATCGCCGCCACCGAGATCGACGACGGCGTCGCATTCGATCCCGCGACGCTCAAGACCGTGCCCATCCGCGAGGAGGACGAGTACCACGGTCTGCGTCTGTCCATGGGCGCCTCCGTCGCCCGAGCACGACTCAAGCTCCAACTTGATGTCAGCTTCGGCGATCCAGTCACTCCCGGCCCCCGGATCATCGACTACCCACAGCAGCTCACGACGGACAGCTTCCAGCTCCTCGGCTACCCACTCGCCACCGTCATCGCCGAGAAGCTCTCCACCGCCGTCTCACTCGGCGACCTCAACACCCGCGACCGCGACTACGGCGATCTCTACCGGCTGCTCACCCTCAACGACCTCGACGGCCAGGAACTCACCACCGCGCTGACCGCCACCGCCGCACACCGCGGCATCACCCTGAAACCCCTCAGCACCGCCATCAGCGACCTCGGCGAGCGCCGCCAGACCTCGTACACCGCCTGGCGCCGGAGACAGGGCCCCGCCGCGACCGGCTACCCCGAACGCTTCACCGACGTCGTCCGACAGGTCACCGCCTTCGCCGACACACTTCTCAACGACGATGCCATCAGCCTCACTTGGAGTTCGGCGACCCTCGCGTGGTCATGA
- a CDS encoding type IV toxin-antitoxin system AbiEi family antitoxin domain-containing protein has translation MSAAENPRLEQRLTGLSPTFTTAQARQVLLSPRDLASLVAEGEIDELSRGVYRRADAPETAHADLLAVCARAPRAVVCGESALALHELIDDIPAAVHIAVPRGTRRPTISYPPTVVAQYAPTTFALGVERFEAAPGETIPVYSAARSVVDAMRHRSRIGETLALSALGRYLRQGGRRNIGELQDVARELGALSVIRPAVEAVLA, from the coding sequence ATGAGTGCTGCGGAGAACCCGCGCTTGGAGCAGCGGCTGACCGGCCTCTCCCCCACGTTCACTACGGCGCAAGCACGTCAGGTCCTGCTCTCCCCTCGTGATCTGGCGTCCTTGGTCGCGGAGGGAGAGATAGACGAACTGTCCCGAGGGGTCTACCGACGGGCAGACGCACCAGAGACCGCGCACGCGGATCTGCTGGCCGTGTGCGCACGGGCTCCTCGCGCCGTCGTGTGCGGCGAGTCCGCTCTGGCCCTGCACGAGCTGATCGACGACATCCCCGCAGCGGTACACATCGCCGTGCCGCGCGGTACACGCCGCCCCACGATCTCCTACCCGCCCACCGTAGTGGCGCAGTACGCCCCGACGACCTTCGCTCTCGGCGTCGAACGATTCGAAGCAGCCCCAGGAGAAACCATCCCCGTGTACAGCGCCGCCCGCAGCGTCGTCGACGCAATGCGCCACCGCAGCCGCATCGGCGAGACCCTCGCCCTGTCCGCGCTCGGCCGCTATCTGCGCCAGGGCGGACGCCGTAACATCGGCGAACTCCAGGACGTCGCGCGCGAGTTGGGTGCTCTCTCCGTTATCCGCCCTGCCGTTGAGGCGGTGCTCGCCTGA
- a CDS encoding L-serine ammonia-lyase → MAISVFDLFSIGIGPSSSHTVGPMRAARLFARRLRNEEVLGAVTSVRAELYGSLGATGHGHGTPKAVLLGLEGASPRTVDVEGADTRVEQIKESGRLRLLDDHEIAFSFDDDLILHRRKTLPYHANGMTLWAYDASGAELLSKTYYSVGGGFVVDEDAVGADRIKLDDTALKYPFRTGDELLRLAKETGLSISALMLENERAWRTEDEIRSGLLDIWRVMQTCTARGMSREGILPGGLRVRRRAAMSARQLRAEGEPLARAMEWITLYAMAVNEENAAGGRVVTAPTNGAAGIIPAVLHYYINFVPGADEEGVVRFLLAAGAIGMLFKENASISGAEVGCQGEVGSACSMAAGALAEVLGGSPEQVENAAEIGMEHNLGLTCDPVGGLVQIPCIERNGMAAVKAVTAARMAMRGDGSHKVSLDKVIKTMKETGADMSVKYKETARGGLAVNIIEC, encoded by the coding sequence GTGGCCATCTCGGTCTTCGACCTGTTCTCGATCGGTATCGGCCCGTCCAGCTCCCACACGGTCGGCCCGATGCGCGCGGCCCGGCTGTTCGCGCGCCGACTGCGCAACGAGGAGGTCCTCGGGGCGGTGACGTCGGTCCGCGCGGAGCTGTACGGCTCCCTGGGCGCGACCGGACACGGCCACGGAACTCCCAAGGCGGTGCTGCTCGGCCTGGAGGGCGCCTCACCGCGCACGGTGGACGTGGAGGGCGCGGACACCCGGGTGGAACAGATCAAGGAGTCGGGCCGGCTGAGGCTCCTCGACGACCATGAGATCGCCTTCTCCTTCGACGACGACCTGATCCTCCACCGCCGCAAGACACTCCCCTACCACGCGAACGGCATGACCCTGTGGGCGTACGACGCCTCGGGCGCCGAACTCCTCTCGAAGACGTACTACTCGGTGGGCGGCGGATTCGTCGTCGACGAGGACGCCGTCGGCGCCGACCGGATCAAGCTCGACGACACGGCCCTCAAGTACCCCTTCCGCACGGGCGACGAACTGCTGCGCCTGGCGAAGGAGACGGGCCTGTCGATCTCCGCGCTGATGCTGGAGAACGAGCGGGCCTGGCGCACCGAGGACGAGATCCGCTCCGGGCTGCTGGACATCTGGCGTGTGATGCAGACGTGCACGGCACGCGGCATGTCCCGCGAGGGCATCCTGCCGGGCGGGCTCCGGGTCCGCCGGCGCGCGGCCATGTCGGCACGTCAACTCCGCGCGGAGGGCGAGCCGTTGGCCCGCGCCATGGAGTGGATCACGCTGTACGCGATGGCGGTGAACGAGGAGAACGCGGCGGGCGGTCGGGTCGTGACGGCCCCGACGAACGGGGCCGCGGGCATCATTCCGGCGGTCCTGCACTACTACATCAACTTCGTGCCGGGCGCCGACGAGGAGGGCGTGGTCCGCTTCCTCCTCGCCGCAGGCGCGATCGGCATGCTGTTCAAGGAGAACGCGTCCATCTCCGGCGCGGAGGTCGGCTGCCAGGGCGAGGTGGGCTCGGCCTGCTCGATGGCGGCGGGCGCACTGGCCGAGGTGCTCGGCGGCAGCCCCGAACAGGTCGAGAACGCGGCCGAGATCGGCATGGAACACAATCTCGGCCTGACCTGCGATCCGGTCGGCGGCCTGGTCCAGATCCCGTGCATCGAACGCAACGGCATGGCCGCGGTGAAGGCGGTCACGGCGGCCCGGATGGCGATGCGGGGGGACGGCTCGCACAAGGTGTCCCTGGACAAGGTCATCAAGACGATGAAGGAAACGGGCGCCGACATGAGCGTCAAGTACAAGGAGACGGCGCGGGGCGGGCTCGCGGTGAACATCATCGAGTGCTGA
- a CDS encoding EF-hand domain-containing protein encodes MADIEEARKQFERIDTNGDGFITAAEFKTALAQEGDWNVTESVAEVIIASRDLDGDKLLSFDEFWTYLNK; translated from the coding sequence GTGGCGGACATCGAGGAAGCACGCAAGCAGTTCGAGCGGATCGACACGAACGGTGACGGGTTCATCACGGCCGCCGAGTTCAAGACCGCCCTGGCACAGGAGGGCGACTGGAACGTCACCGAGTCCGTGGCCGAGGTCATCATCGCCTCCCGCGACCTCGACGGCGACAAGCTCCTGTCGTTCGACGAGTTCTGGACGTACCTGAACAAGTAG
- a CDS encoding ATP-binding protein, which produces MAGLEGMEQPRGHGRATAARWSPAVEDERALKALELFGDPTEAEVPLPSRPESAATARRLAQVVVLRHWGLSPKMTEDAVLLVSELVGNAVRHTGARVFGLRMRRRRGWIRVEVRDPSRGLPCLMPVQEMDISGRGLMLVDKLSDRWGVDLLPRGKTTWFEMRVADR; this is translated from the coding sequence ATGGCGGGGCTGGAGGGCATGGAACAGCCGCGGGGACACGGTCGTGCGACGGCGGCGCGGTGGTCGCCTGCGGTGGAGGACGAACGAGCGCTCAAGGCGCTCGAGTTGTTCGGAGACCCGACGGAGGCCGAGGTTCCGCTGCCGTCCCGCCCCGAGTCCGCCGCGACCGCGCGCCGCCTCGCCCAGGTCGTCGTACTGCGTCACTGGGGACTGTCCCCCAAGATGACCGAGGACGCCGTGCTGCTCGTCTCCGAACTGGTCGGCAACGCGGTGCGTCACACCGGCGCGAGAGTCTTCGGCCTGCGCATGCGCCGGCGCCGCGGATGGATCCGGGTGGAGGTCCGGGACCCCTCACGGGGACTGCCGTGTCTGATGCCGGTCCAGGAGATGGACATCAGCGGGCGGGGACTGATGCTGGTGGACAAGCTCTCCGACCGCTGGGGCGTCGACCTGCTGCCGCGCGGGAAGACGACGTGGTTCGAGATGCGGGTCGCCGACCGGTAG
- the glyA gene encoding serine hydroxymethyltransferase: MSLLNTPLHELDPDIAAAVDAELNRQQSTLEMIASENFAPVAVMEAQGSVLTNKYAEGYPGRRYYGGCEHVDVAEQIAIDRVKELFGAEYANVQPHSGASANQAALFALAQPGDTILGLDLAHGGHLTHGMRLNFSGKQFDVVAYHVDEAGLVDMAELEQLAKEHRPKVIIAGWSAYPRQLDFAEFRRIADEVGAYLWVDMAHFAGLVAAGLHPNPVPYADVVTSTTHKTLGGPRGGIILAKQEFAKKLNSSVFPGFQGGPLEHVIAAKAVSFKVAASEEFKERQRRTVEGAQLLAERLVRADVAEHGVSVLSGGTDVHLVLVDLRDSELDGKQAEDRLHEVGITVNRNAIPNDPRPPMVTSGLRIGTPALATRGFTTEDFTEVADVIAETLKPSYDAESLKARVKALADKHPLYPGLTK, encoded by the coding sequence ATGTCGCTTCTGAACACTCCCCTGCACGAACTCGACCCCGACATCGCCGCCGCCGTCGACGCCGAGCTGAACCGCCAGCAGTCCACCCTGGAGATGATCGCCTCGGAGAACTTCGCTCCGGTCGCGGTCATGGAGGCCCAGGGCTCGGTCCTCACCAACAAGTACGCCGAGGGCTACCCCGGCCGCCGCTACTACGGCGGCTGCGAGCACGTCGACGTCGCCGAGCAGATCGCGATCGACCGGGTCAAGGAGCTGTTCGGCGCCGAGTACGCCAACGTGCAGCCGCACTCGGGCGCCTCCGCCAACCAGGCCGCGCTGTTCGCGCTGGCCCAGCCCGGCGACACCATCCTCGGCCTGGACCTGGCCCACGGCGGCCATCTCACCCACGGGATGCGGCTGAACTTCTCCGGCAAGCAGTTCGACGTGGTCGCCTACCACGTGGACGAGGCCGGCCTGGTCGACATGGCCGAGCTGGAGCAGCTCGCCAAGGAGCACCGCCCGAAGGTGATCATCGCGGGCTGGTCCGCGTACCCGAGGCAGCTGGACTTCGCGGAGTTCCGCCGCATCGCGGACGAGGTCGGGGCCTACCTCTGGGTCGACATGGCGCACTTCGCCGGTCTGGTCGCGGCGGGCCTGCACCCGAACCCGGTGCCCTACGCGGACGTGGTCACCTCCACGACCCACAAGACGCTGGGCGGCCCGCGCGGCGGCATCATCCTGGCGAAGCAGGAGTTCGCGAAGAAGCTGAACTCGTCCGTCTTCCCGGGCTTCCAGGGCGGCCCCCTGGAGCACGTGATCGCGGCGAAGGCGGTCTCCTTCAAGGTCGCGGCGAGCGAGGAGTTCAAGGAGCGCCAGCGCCGTACGGTCGAGGGCGCGCAACTCCTCGCCGAGCGCCTGGTGCGCGCGGACGTCGCCGAGCACGGCGTGTCCGTCCTCTCCGGCGGTACGGACGTCCACCTGGTCCTCGTCGACCTGCGCGACTCCGAGCTGGACGGCAAGCAGGCGGAGGACCGGCTCCACGAGGTCGGCATCACCGTCAACCGGAACGCGATCCCCAATGACCCGCGGCCCCCGATGGTGACGTCGGGCCTGCGGATCGGCACCCCGGCGCTGGCCACCCGCGGCTTCACGACCGAGGACTTCACGGAGGTCGCGGACGTCATCGCCGAGACCCTCAAGCCGTCCTACGACGCCGAAAGCCTGAAGGCCCGCGTGAAGGCGCTGGCCGACAAGCACCCGCTGTACCCCGGCCTGACCAAGTAG
- a CDS encoding YVTN family beta-propeller repeat protein: MPPTAITRALVTGAALAVLAGIAGCGTEPRTESRTETRTETRTESRTEAGEQPNRARGTVGAARPAVPAAPVVRGLPGMPPVLHPRDVYAADRPNRLSPVVRDFPSRVYVPNTESDTVSVIDPRTYEIVETIHVGRQPQHVVPSWDLKTLWVNNNRGHTLTPIDPRTGKAGEPVDVHDPYNLYFTPNGRYAVVMASLDRELVFRDPHTMKIAKTVPVSCYGVNHADFSLDGRYFVVSCEFSGELLKVDTEKMKVVGQQKLPFEGAMPQDVKISPDGKRFYVADMMADGMWVLDGDSFARPTLLPTGKGTHGLYVSRDSREMYVSNRGEGTVSVFDFEKGEVTKKWRLPDGGSPDMGGVSADGRVLWLSGRYDDEVYAIDTRTGRQLARVSVGRGPHGLAVYPQPGRYSLGHTGIFR, encoded by the coding sequence ATGCCCCCCACCGCCATCACCCGCGCCCTCGTCACGGGGGCCGCTCTCGCCGTCCTCGCCGGAATCGCCGGCTGCGGCACCGAGCCCCGCACCGAGTCCCGCACCGAGACCCGCACCGAGACCCGCACCGAGTCCCGCACCGAGGCCGGCGAACAGCCGAACAGGGCCCGCGGCACGGTCGGGGCCGCCCGGCCCGCCGTCCCCGCCGCGCCCGTGGTCCGGGGACTGCCCGGGATGCCGCCCGTCCTCCACCCGCGTGACGTGTACGCCGCCGACCGGCCGAACAGACTCTCCCCGGTCGTCCGGGACTTCCCGTCCCGGGTCTACGTGCCCAACACCGAGTCCGACACCGTCTCCGTCATCGACCCGAGGACGTACGAGATCGTCGAGACGATCCACGTCGGGCGCCAGCCGCAACACGTCGTGCCCTCCTGGGACCTCAAGACCCTCTGGGTCAACAACAACCGCGGGCACACCCTCACGCCCATCGACCCGAGGACCGGGAAGGCGGGCGAACCGGTCGACGTCCACGACCCATACAACCTCTACTTCACGCCCAACGGCAGATACGCCGTCGTCATGGCCTCCCTGGACCGCGAGCTCGTCTTCCGCGACCCGCACACCATGAAGATCGCCAAGACCGTGCCCGTCAGCTGCTACGGCGTCAACCACGCCGACTTCTCCCTCGACGGCCGGTACTTCGTCGTGTCCTGCGAGTTCAGCGGCGAACTGCTGAAGGTCGACACGGAGAAGATGAAGGTCGTCGGGCAACAGAAGCTGCCCTTCGAGGGCGCGATGCCCCAGGACGTCAAGATCTCGCCCGACGGCAAGCGGTTCTACGTCGCCGACATGATGGCCGACGGCATGTGGGTCCTGGACGGCGACAGCTTCGCCCGGCCCACCCTCCTGCCCACCGGCAAGGGCACCCACGGGCTGTACGTCAGCCGCGACTCCCGCGAGATGTACGTCTCCAACCGGGGCGAGGGCACCGTCTCCGTCTTCGACTTCGAGAAGGGCGAGGTCACGAAGAAGTGGCGGCTGCCCGACGGCGGCAGCCCCGACATGGGCGGCGTCTCCGCCGACGGCAGGGTCCTCTGGCTGTCCGGCCGTTACGACGACGAGGTGTACGCCATCGACACCCGGACCGGCAGGCAGCTCGCCCGCGTCAGCGTCGGCCGTGGCCCGCACGGTCTCGCCGTCTACCCGCAGCCCGGCCGCTATTCACTCGGACACACGGGCATCTTCCGCTGA
- a CDS encoding glycoside hydrolase family 25 protein: MLRGIDVSAYQSSAYDTDGLSFVFIKATEGRSYVNPKLAAQTERARDAGCVVGFYHFLWPGNLTAQAEYFLSRASERANADILAVDWETTGDGTHASNAEKDTFIRKVKELRPDNRVVLYCNRNYWLNVDTTSYAGDGLWIADYVTAGEPRIQATWRFHQYTDDPVDTNVGDFATKKALQEWAAFN; the protein is encoded by the coding sequence ATGCTGCGCGGCATAGACGTGAGCGCGTACCAGTCCTCCGCCTACGACACGGACGGCCTCTCCTTCGTCTTCATCAAGGCGACGGAGGGCCGTTCGTACGTCAATCCCAAGCTCGCCGCGCAGACGGAACGGGCCCGCGACGCCGGCTGCGTGGTCGGCTTCTACCACTTCCTCTGGCCCGGCAACCTGACCGCCCAGGCCGAGTACTTCCTCAGCAGGGCCTCGGAGCGGGCGAATGCCGACATCCTCGCCGTCGACTGGGAGACGACGGGCGACGGCACCCACGCCTCGAACGCCGAGAAGGACACCTTCATCCGCAAAGTGAAGGAACTCCGGCCGGACAACCGGGTCGTCCTCTACTGCAACAGGAACTACTGGTTGAACGTCGATACGACCTCCTACGCGGGCGACGGACTGTGGATAGCCGACTACGTGACGGCCGGCGAGCCCCGTATCCAGGCGACATGGCGCTTCCACCAGTACACCGACGACCCGGTCGACACGAACGTCGGCGACTTCGCGACCAAGAAGGCCCTGCAGGAGTGGGCAGCCTTCAACTGA
- a CDS encoding helix-turn-helix domain-containing protein yields MIDDGTGHLTIGELARATGLTVRTIRYWSDEGALPPVTRSAGGYRLYDAGSVARLELVRTLRELGLGLDHVRAVLAGETTVAEVAAAHVAALDAQIRTLRVTRAVLSSVARRGSTAEETTLMNKLARLSAAERKRILEEFVDEMFHGLDTADPAIRDRMRNVAADLPDDPTPEQVDAWVELAELLSDPEFKARMRAVAEFNAADRGHDAEEGASLWFAQRMVKLAADARARGVAPDDPEAAEVLRDLLGDADPADVLARLESPTNDTVARYRELLVAVKGQEPPAAHRAEFGWVVAALRARSAS; encoded by the coding sequence ATGATCGACGACGGCACCGGACATCTCACCATCGGCGAACTGGCCCGGGCCACCGGGCTGACCGTACGGACCATCCGCTACTGGTCCGACGAGGGCGCCCTGCCGCCCGTCACCCGGTCGGCCGGCGGGTACCGGCTGTACGACGCCGGCTCCGTGGCCCGCCTCGAACTGGTCCGCACCCTGCGCGAACTGGGCCTCGGCCTGGACCACGTACGCGCCGTGCTGGCCGGGGAGACGACGGTCGCGGAGGTGGCCGCCGCGCATGTGGCGGCGCTGGACGCGCAGATCCGGACGCTGCGGGTGACCCGTGCGGTGCTGTCGTCCGTGGCGAGACGCGGTTCCACCGCGGAGGAGACGACACTCATGAACAAGCTGGCGCGGCTGTCGGCCGCCGAACGCAAACGCATCCTGGAGGAGTTCGTGGACGAGATGTTCCACGGCCTCGACACGGCGGACCCGGCGATCCGCGACCGGATGCGGAACGTCGCCGCCGACCTGCCCGACGACCCGACGCCCGAACAGGTCGACGCCTGGGTGGAGTTGGCCGAGCTGCTGAGTGACCCGGAGTTCAAGGCGCGGATGCGCGCGGTGGCCGAGTTCAACGCCGCCGACCGCGGCCACGACGCCGAGGAGGGCGCGTCCCTGTGGTTCGCCCAGCGGATGGTCAAGCTGGCGGCCGATGCCCGTGCGCGGGGTGTCGCCCCCGACGACCCGGAGGCCGCGGAGGTACTGCGGGACCTGCTGGGCGACGCCGACCCCGCCGACGTACTCGCGCGCCTGGAGTCGCCGACGAACGACACGGTCGCCCGCTACCGCGAGTTGCTCGTCGCGGTGAAGGGACAGGAACCGCCGGCCGCGCACCGTGCGGAGTTCGGGTGGGTGGTCGCGGCGCTGCGTGCGCGCTCGGCCAGCTAA